One window of Pseudobacteriovorax antillogorgiicola genomic DNA carries:
- a CDS encoding PilZ domain-containing protein, with protein MSKSSNPGEKLVMSMLQCMDRYSVEQAISSTPLRPKNPLNITFSEISSLNQRQHDRLSMGAQVNLNKGEIYIIGDCKDISASGMFLACYPDENIFVNDTVHLIIKLETGEQVFRAKARVARQERNGYALKFITAS; from the coding sequence ATGTCTAAATCCAGCAATCCTGGCGAGAAACTCGTCATGTCGATGCTCCAGTGCATGGACCGCTACTCTGTGGAACAGGCCATCAGCAGCACACCACTGAGGCCGAAAAACCCGCTAAATATTACTTTCAGTGAGATTAGTAGCCTCAACCAAAGGCAACACGATAGGCTCAGCATGGGCGCTCAGGTCAATCTCAACAAGGGTGAAATCTACATCATTGGTGATTGTAAGGACATCTCCGCATCAGGTATGTTTCTAGCCTGCTATCCTGATGAGAATATTTTTGTGAACGACACTGTGCACCTGATTATTAAGTTAGAAACCGGTGAACAGGTTTTTCGAGCCAAGGCTCGTGTCGCTCGCCAGGAGCGCAACGGCTATGCCTTGAAGTTTATCACTGCGAGCTAG